The genomic interval GCCCGGCGCCGCTCTGTTACGTTCTCCTCACGACACCTCCGCATGAGTCTGTGATCCCGGGCCGGAGGACCGATCATGGCGGTGATGCCCGTCTCCCTGACCGAGGAGCAGCGCGCCCTCAAGGCAGGGGTCGCCGAGATCTGCCAGAAGTACCCTGGCGAGTACTGGCGCGAGCTGGACCGGGAGCGGGCGTACCCCGAGGCCTTCGTGACCGAGCTGACGCGGGCCGGTTATCTCGCCGCGCTCATTCCGCAGGAGTACGGTGGCGCCGGGCTCGGCATCCTCGAGGCGGGGCTGATCCTGGAGACCATCAACGCCTCGGGCGGGAACGCGGCGGCGTGCCACGCCCAGATGTACATCATGGGCACCCTGCTCCGCCACGGGAGCCAGGCTCAGAAGCAGCGGTACCTGCCGAAGATCGCCAGCGGCGAGCTGCGCCTCCAGGCCTTCGCGGTGACGGAGCCCAACGCGGGGTCGGACACCACCAAGCTCCAGACGACCGCCGTCCGGCGCGGCGACGGCTACGTGGTGAACGGGCAGAAGATCTTCATCTCGCGGGTGCTCCAGTCAGACCTCATGCTCCTGCTGGCGCGGACGACGCCGGTCGACCAGGTCCGGCGCAAGACCGAGGGGCTCTCCGTCTTCCTCATCGACATCCGCCAGGCCAAGGGCCTCGAGGTCCGGCCGCTCCGGATGATGATGAACCACTCGACCAACGCCCTCTTCCTCGACAATCTGGAGATCCCGGCCGAGAGCCTGATCGGCGAGGAGGGACGGGGGTTCTCCTACATTCTGGACGGCATGAACGCCGAGCGCATTCTGGTGGCGTCCGACTCGCTCGGCGACGGCCGGTGGTTCATCGAAAAGGCGGTGGCCTACTCGAATCAGCGCGTCGTCTTCGGCCGGCCGATCGGCGCCAATCAGGGCGTGCAGTTCCCGATCGCCAAGGCCCACACGGCCGTGGAGGCGGCCGACCTGATGCGCGGGAAGGCCGCCGCCCTCTTCGACACCGGCGAGCCCTGCGGCGCCGAGGCGAACATGGCCAAGTACCTCGCGGCCGAGGCCGCCTGGGAGGCGGCCCAGGCCTGCATCGACTGCCACGGCGGCTACGGCTTCGCCGAAGAGTACGACGTCGAGCGGAAGTTCCGGGAGGCCCGGCTCTACAAGACGGCGCCCATCAACCAGAACCTCGTCCTCGCCTACGTGGGCGAGCACGTGCTGGGGTTGCCCCGCTCGTACTGAGCATCGACTCCGGGAGGATGATCGGCCACTGACGGATGGGCCATGGCTGTCGAGATTCTGCGGCGCCGATTCACGGTCGACGAATATCACCGGATGGGGGAGATGGGCATCCTCCGGGAGGAGGACCGCGTCGAGCTCATCGACGGGGAGATCGTGCAGATGACGCCGATCGGGAGTCGCCATGCGGCCTGCGTCAACCGGCTGAACCGGTTGTTGGTCGCGCCGGCGGGCGAACGGGCCATCGTTGCCGTCCAGAACCCCATCGCGGTGCCGCCGGACTCGGAGCCCCAGCCGGATCTGGCGCTGCTCCGGCCGCGCAGCGACTTTTACGCTCGCGCCCATCCGGAACCGTCCGATGTCTGGCTCGTGATCGAGGTCGCCGACGTCTCGGCGGCGTTCGACCGCGCGGTGAAGATCCCGCTCTACGCGCGCGCCGCGATCCCGGAAGTCTGGCTGGTCGACCTCGCGGGCGAGTGTGTCGAGGTGTACCGCGGGCCCACGGAACGCACCTACGCCCACCTGGAGCGCCGCCTCCGCGGCCAGCGGCTCGCCGGCGAGGCCTTGCCGGACCTCGCTCTGTCCGTCGACGAAGTCTTGGGCACGCCCTGACGCGAGCGAAGCGGCCGGGGTCTTAATGAGCGTCAGCGCTCGCGGGCCAGGAAGAACGTCCGTCCGGTGTGCCCGGTCAGGCCGAGGTCTGTGTCCGCCTCGTGGGCCGACACGGACTCGAACCCCGCTTCGATCAGCGCCCGGGACACCTCGTCGGGCGCATAGCAGCGCTGGACCAGCGAGCCCCATGGTCGCATCAGGCTCTCGACCGACGATCCGCCTCGGCCGCCGGGGCCGAGCGGCGTGAGACGGGG from Candidatus Methylomirabilota bacterium carries:
- a CDS encoding acyl-CoA dehydrogenase family protein; this translates as MPVSLTEEQRALKAGVAEICQKYPGEYWRELDRERAYPEAFVTELTRAGYLAALIPQEYGGAGLGILEAGLILETINASGGNAAACHAQMYIMGTLLRHGSQAQKQRYLPKIASGELRLQAFAVTEPNAGSDTTKLQTTAVRRGDGYVVNGQKIFISRVLQSDLMLLLARTTPVDQVRRKTEGLSVFLIDIRQAKGLEVRPLRMMMNHSTNALFLDNLEIPAESLIGEEGRGFSYILDGMNAERILVASDSLGDGRWFIEKAVAYSNQRVVFGRPIGANQGVQFPIAKAHTAVEAADLMRGKAAALFDTGEPCGAEANMAKYLAAEAAWEAAQACIDCHGGYGFAEEYDVERKFREARLYKTAPINQNLVLAYVGEHVLGLPRSY
- a CDS encoding Uma2 family endonuclease, encoding MAVEILRRRFTVDEYHRMGEMGILREEDRVELIDGEIVQMTPIGSRHAACVNRLNRLLVAPAGERAIVAVQNPIAVPPDSEPQPDLALLRPRSDFYARAHPEPSDVWLVIEVADVSAAFDRAVKIPLYARAAIPEVWLVDLAGECVEVYRGPTERTYAHLERRLRGQRLAGEALPDLALSVDEVLGTP